One genomic window of Luteitalea pratensis includes the following:
- a CDS encoding S9 family peptidase, whose product MRKRIRGPVPAATLALVLLAGAAAHARQDDVATRLSQQIDRLTSSTYDPPRFGPARWVPGRDAYTIAESAAPPGTGMDIVRYDAASGAREVIVAASILTPPGAKGGLDIDDYTWSPDGRFLLIFTNTRKVWRDNTRGDYWVVDLEPASHARHPSPETAPRLSKLGGDGPEASLLFAKFSPDSTRVAYVRANDIYVERLEDGRITRLTSDGSETTINGTSDWVYEEELFVRDAFRWSPDSRAIAYWQFDSTGVELFTLINNTDTLYPTLTRIPYPKAGTRNSAVRVGVISADGSATTWMQVPGDPREHYIARVSWIDADTLAIQQLNRLQSRNDLLRADARTGVTGLLFRDQSTTWVDIVEDVRWIDGNRAFVVVSERDGWRHVYRVARDGAEPRLLTRFDADILGVAGIDEAAGWLYVTASPDNPTQAYLYRARLDGTGIPERVTPASMRGTHSYVLSPDGTLAFHTASRVDIPPVVDIVTLPAHRSLQTLTDTSALTAKLAPIVATPTEFLTVDIGGGVSLDGWLLRPSNFDTSKRYPVIVFVYGEPWGQTVADRWGGPHLFHRALADAGYLVASFDNSGTATPRGTAWRKVIYGTMGELSSKEQAAAVRALAAARPYVDLSRVGIWGWSGGGSNTLNAMFRYPDIFHVGVAVAPMPDQRLYDTIYQERYMGTPQGNPEGYRVGSPINFADGLKGRLLIVHGSGDDNVHYQATERLVNRLVELGKRFDMMVYPNRTHAMREGAGTFAHLHQLIARYFLDHLPPGGK is encoded by the coding sequence GCATGCACGCCAGGACGACGTTGCGACGCGGCTGTCGCAGCAGATCGACCGGCTCACATCCTCGACGTATGACCCGCCGCGGTTCGGTCCTGCGCGCTGGGTGCCCGGACGAGATGCGTACACGATTGCGGAGTCGGCGGCCCCGCCAGGGACCGGCATGGACATCGTCAGATACGACGCGGCATCGGGAGCGCGCGAGGTGATCGTAGCCGCGAGCATCCTGACCCCGCCTGGTGCCAAGGGCGGGCTCGACATCGACGACTACACATGGTCGCCCGACGGCCGGTTCTTGCTGATCTTCACCAACACGCGCAAGGTCTGGCGCGACAACACGCGCGGTGACTACTGGGTGGTGGACCTCGAACCCGCAAGTCATGCGCGTCACCCATCACCAGAGACGGCGCCGCGGCTCAGCAAGCTCGGGGGCGACGGGCCCGAAGCCTCGCTGCTGTTTGCCAAGTTCTCGCCCGACTCCACACGCGTGGCGTACGTGCGTGCCAACGACATCTACGTCGAGCGTCTCGAGGACGGACGCATCACCAGGCTGACCAGCGACGGCAGCGAGACGACGATCAACGGCACCTCCGATTGGGTCTACGAAGAAGAGCTCTTCGTGCGCGACGCCTTCCGCTGGAGTCCTGATAGCCGCGCCATCGCCTACTGGCAGTTCGACAGCACGGGCGTCGAGTTGTTCACGCTGATCAACAACACCGACACGCTGTATCCCACGCTGACCCGCATCCCATATCCGAAGGCCGGTACTCGCAACAGCGCGGTGCGAGTCGGGGTCATCAGTGCCGACGGCAGCGCGACGACGTGGATGCAGGTGCCTGGCGATCCGCGAGAGCACTACATTGCCCGTGTGAGCTGGATCGACGCCGACACCCTGGCCATCCAGCAACTGAACCGCCTGCAGAGCCGCAACGATCTGCTGCGCGCGGACGCGCGGACAGGCGTGACGGGCCTGCTGTTTCGTGACCAGTCCACGACCTGGGTCGACATCGTGGAAGACGTGCGCTGGATCGATGGCAACCGCGCCTTCGTCGTGGTGAGCGAACGCGACGGTTGGCGGCACGTGTATCGGGTGGCGCGTGATGGCGCCGAGCCCCGTCTGCTGACGAGGTTCGACGCGGACATTCTGGGGGTGGCAGGGATCGACGAAGCCGCGGGATGGCTCTACGTCACAGCTTCGCCCGACAATCCCACGCAGGCATATCTGTACCGTGCGCGACTCGACGGAACGGGGATCCCCGAGCGGGTCACGCCCGCATCGATGCGCGGGACGCATTCGTACGTGCTGTCGCCCGACGGCACGCTGGCCTTCCACACCGCGTCGCGTGTTGACATCCCTCCCGTGGTGGACATCGTGACTCTGCCGGCACATCGCTCGCTGCAGACGCTGACGGATACATCGGCGCTGACCGCCAAGCTCGCGCCGATCGTCGCCACACCGACCGAGTTCCTGACCGTCGACATCGGTGGAGGCGTGTCGCTGGATGGCTGGCTCCTCCGTCCTTCGAACTTCGATACGTCGAAGCGGTATCCGGTGATTGTCTTTGTGTATGGCGAGCCCTGGGGCCAGACCGTCGCCGATCGCTGGGGCGGCCCGCACCTGTTCCACCGTGCGCTGGCGGATGCCGGCTACCTCGTCGCGTCGTTCGACAACAGCGGGACGGCGACCCCGAGGGGCACCGCCTGGCGCAAGGTCATCTACGGCACGATGGGGGAGCTGTCGTCGAAAGAACAGGCCGCGGCAGTGCGGGCCCTCGCCGCAGCGCGCCCGTACGTGGATCTCTCCCGGGTCGGCATCTGGGGCTGGAGCGGTGGCGGGTCCAACACGCTGAACGCGATGTTTCGGTATCCGGATATCTTCCACGTCGGGGTCGCGGTCGCGCCAATGCCCGACCAGCGCCTGTACGACACCATCTACCAGGAGCGTTATATGGGGACGCCCCAGGGCAACCCCGAGGGGTACCGGGTGGGATCGCCCATCAACTTTGCCGACGGACTCAAGGGGCGCCTGCTGATCGTTCACGGCTCGGGCGATGACAACGTGCACTATCAGGCCACTGAACGCCTCGTCAACCGGCTCGTCGAACTCGGTAAACGCTTCGACATGATGGTGTATCCCAACCGCACGCATGCCATGAGGGAAGGCGCTGGCACGTTTGCTCACCTGCATCAGCTGATTGCGCGCTATTTCCTCGACCACCTGCCACCGGGCGGGAAGTAA
- a CDS encoding NADPH-dependent F420 reductase — MTIGFIGAGHIGSVVARAAIAAGHSVVLSNSRGPETLADLVTQLGPSARAATPSDAARAGAIVVVTIPLRNIADVPIEPLAGKVVIDTNNYYPQRDGHIAELDDESTTTAELLQRHLPTSKVVKAFNHIYAAQITTDGTPAGTPNRRALVIAGDDAAAKATVTQLLDQFGYDTVDAGPLAEGWRIQRDTPGYGPRRNAKELRADLAAAKRYRDM; from the coding sequence ATGACCATCGGATTCATCGGCGCAGGACACATCGGCAGCGTTGTCGCGCGTGCGGCGATTGCGGCCGGACATTCGGTCGTGCTCAGCAACTCTCGCGGACCCGAGACGTTGGCCGACCTGGTCACGCAACTCGGTCCGTCTGCGAGGGCGGCGACGCCCAGTGACGCCGCGCGAGCCGGCGCCATCGTGGTGGTGACGATTCCGCTCCGGAACATCGCAGATGTGCCGATCGAGCCACTCGCGGGCAAGGTCGTCATCGACACCAACAACTACTACCCGCAGCGCGACGGCCACATCGCCGAACTCGACGACGAGTCGACGACGACCGCAGAACTACTGCAGCGCCACCTGCCGACGTCGAAGGTGGTCAAGGCCTTCAACCACATCTACGCGGCGCAGATCACGACCGACGGCACGCCTGCGGGCACGCCGAACCGTCGTGCGCTGGTGATTGCGGGAGACGATGCGGCGGCGAAGGCGACGGTGACGCAACTGCTCGACCAGTTCGGGTATGACACGGTGGATGCCGGCCCGCTGGCCGAAGGATGGCGCATCCAGCGCGACACGCCCGGGTACGGCCCGCGGCGCAACGCCAAGGAACTCCGCGCGGATCTCGCAGCCGCGAAGCGGTATCGCGATATGTGA
- a CDS encoding high frequency lysogenization protein HflD has translation MTADTVVITCVLGLVTGMRHACEPDHVAAMSTLVAEGHGSRRTAWLGAWWGLGHTSALLAAGVVLGGLRAELSSSTMRALEFFVALMLIGLGARAVRRGIADMRRGRDAWHRHGHTAHHHPAQGHHLHVGTWALSPRAYLVGVVHGLAGSGALAALAMGAFTSLPARLVFVALFGLGSVAAMTAVSGLAGWQLSRIASRPHLQAWLQLSAGVLSLVVGVLWAMPMLVG, from the coding sequence TTGACCGCTGACACTGTCGTCATCACGTGCGTGCTCGGTCTCGTCACCGGCATGCGACACGCCTGCGAGCCCGATCACGTGGCCGCGATGTCGACCCTCGTCGCAGAGGGTCACGGCAGCCGCCGCACGGCATGGCTCGGGGCATGGTGGGGGCTCGGACACACGTCGGCGCTGCTCGCGGCTGGCGTGGTGCTCGGCGGGCTGCGTGCGGAACTCTCATCGTCGACGATGCGTGCCCTCGAGTTCTTCGTCGCGCTGATGCTGATCGGGCTGGGCGCCCGGGCCGTGCGACGTGGCATTGCCGACATGCGCCGCGGACGCGACGCCTGGCACAGGCACGGGCACACGGCCCATCACCATCCGGCGCAGGGACATCACCTGCATGTCGGCACATGGGCCCTGTCGCCGCGCGCATACCTGGTTGGCGTCGTACATGGACTCGCGGGCAGCGGCGCGCTCGCCGCGCTCGCGATGGGGGCATTCACCTCGCTGCCAGCCCGCCTCGTATTCGTCGCGCTCTTCGGTTTGGGGTCAGTGGCCGCGATGACGGCGGTCTCCGGGCTTGCGGGTTGGCAGCTCTCGCGCATCGCCTCCCGCCCGCACCTGCAGGCGTGGCTCCAGTTGTCGGCGGGCGTGCTCTCGCTCGTCGTGGGTGTCCTCTGGGCGATGCCGATGCTCGTCGGCTGA
- a CDS encoding FHA domain-containing protein: MRVAFGRFTFDTETRELLDAGARVHLSPKAFDLLALLLDRRPTVVSKREIHDHVWQDTFVGEANLSVVIAEIRQVLGDDSRQASFVRTVHRVGYAFSGPAQTLAAVRPETRTEERLCWLVRNDHAFPLAAGENVVGRDPRCDVWVEASGVSRRHACVDVGTDKTTIADLESSNGTFVAGERIAEPRILADGDVVELGAATLTFRAWSDERSARTERVVRAPRDG, translated from the coding sequence ATGAGGGTTGCCTTCGGCCGCTTCACGTTCGACACCGAGACGCGCGAACTGCTCGACGCGGGCGCCCGCGTGCACCTCTCGCCCAAGGCATTCGACCTGCTCGCGCTGCTGCTCGATCGTCGTCCGACGGTGGTGAGCAAGCGCGAGATCCACGACCACGTCTGGCAGGACACGTTCGTGGGCGAGGCCAACCTGAGCGTGGTGATCGCCGAGATTCGCCAGGTGCTCGGCGACGACTCGCGCCAGGCCAGCTTCGTCCGCACGGTGCACCGCGTTGGCTATGCGTTCAGCGGACCGGCGCAGACCCTCGCGGCCGTGCGGCCGGAGACGCGCACCGAGGAGCGCCTCTGTTGGCTGGTGCGGAACGACCACGCCTTCCCGCTCGCGGCCGGCGAGAACGTCGTCGGGCGCGATCCGCGGTGTGATGTCTGGGTGGAGGCTTCTGGGGTATCGCGGCGGCACGCCTGTGTGGACGTCGGCACCGACAAGACGACCATCGCCGACCTCGAGTCGAGCAACGGGACATTCGTGGCCGGTGAGCGGATCGCCGAGCCGCGCATCCTGGCCGACGGCGACGTGGTCGAACTCGGCGCGGCGACGCTGACGTTCCGGGCGTGGTCGGACGAACGCTCCGCACGCACCGAGCGCGTCGTACGCGCACCGCGGGATGGCTGA
- a CDS encoding FhaA domain-containing protein yields MTAGKAPSGREIWKAVREELVLNLYALPFSTIAPTVYHVYLHPEDFDAIEGISGTLTEQIRQALTEEVTRLNRDMGGRVKTIMARLLERDRLAPVEIPPGGWEVNLRRDPDGELARGQLGIVSTLAMPAPVEYGGTPTTRIVRSIVGASGRAATVSHVPQQAGSAVPGAAMPSDGGVRETEGRSSPDRARLTYSDDQGAHTFMMRKDTVSIGRGGSAVWVDVQVITTARVSREHVRIRGDASGGFFVQDVSLWGTTVDGAPIPPAVKGPEGVAQPGPEQPLPARARIGLADAITIDFEALGAP; encoded by the coding sequence ATGACAGCGGGGAAGGCTCCAAGCGGTCGGGAGATCTGGAAGGCGGTTCGCGAGGAACTCGTGCTGAACCTGTACGCGCTGCCGTTCAGCACGATTGCGCCGACCGTGTACCACGTCTACCTGCATCCGGAGGACTTCGACGCCATCGAAGGCATCTCGGGCACGCTGACCGAGCAGATCCGGCAGGCCCTCACCGAAGAGGTCACTCGCCTCAACCGCGACATGGGCGGTCGCGTGAAGACCATCATGGCGCGCCTGCTCGAGCGTGATCGGCTTGCTCCGGTCGAAATCCCGCCCGGCGGCTGGGAGGTGAACCTGCGCCGCGATCCCGATGGCGAACTCGCCCGCGGCCAACTCGGGATCGTCTCGACACTCGCCATGCCCGCGCCAGTCGAGTACGGCGGCACCCCCACCACACGCATCGTCCGCAGCATCGTCGGCGCGTCTGGCCGGGCGGCAACGGTGAGCCACGTGCCGCAGCAGGCTGGGTCTGCCGTGCCGGGGGCCGCGATGCCATCTGATGGCGGCGTGCGCGAGACGGAGGGCCGCTCGAGCCCCGACCGCGCCCGCCTCACGTACTCGGACGACCAGGGTGCGCACACGTTCATGATGCGCAAGGACACCGTGTCCATCGGCCGCGGCGGGAGTGCCGTGTGGGTGGACGTGCAGGTGATCACGACCGCACGCGTCTCACGCGAGCACGTCCGGATTCGTGGCGACGCCTCCGGCGGGTTCTTCGTGCAGGACGTCAGCCTGTGGGGTACCACCGTCGACGGCGCCCCGATCCCGCCTGCGGTGAAGGGACCCGAGGGCGTGGCGCAGCCAGGCCCCGAGCAGCCGCTCCCGGCCCGTGCCCGCATCGGCCTTGCCGACGCGATCACGATCGACTTCGAGGCCCTGGGCGCGCCATGA
- a CDS encoding protein phosphatase 2C domain-containing protein produces MADSATIPVLLSAALSDPGRVRTNNEDLPILDAERGVFGVIDGVGGHAAGELAAAIARDVILQRLARPLGTPAERVREAIAIANNEIFRRAASEPTLAGMTCVVTLAVVSDGRVTVGHVGDSRLYKLRPSGVCKLTHDHSPVGEREDAHEIGEIEAMHHPRRHEVFRDVGSALRDKDEPDYVEVIDDTLEDDAAILVCSDGLTDMIPSATIERVVRLHAGDAGAVTTALVAAANEAGGRDNVTVVYAESPGFAAAFKAGTPAIPVSDVAPAADAAGGGTAGRSLGARLLAGRTTWFIVGAVLGVLGALLLAWRLSTEVPVGGRTIVAAPQASETVGTLAAAVQTAHAGDVIRLEPGTYAESIVVPEGVSLRARVPGSAVFVRPPGATGEWVALVAPGDGGAISGLRITSTAEAPVQVGVRVDGQGRSIELLQVDGPVTAGVDMLEDASATLQGSHFAVAGPAIVLAARSQLDATGNVFVAPAGSSPVVPALSRRAAAVAASRTAQPVAPSIFAMRLEDGARVVLNRNIFAGFGPTPIKGLTDAEREPMRTANVVVSPDLSTR; encoded by the coding sequence GTGGCTGACAGCGCGACCATTCCCGTGCTGCTCTCGGCTGCACTCTCCGACCCGGGACGCGTCCGTACGAACAACGAGGACCTGCCCATCCTCGATGCCGAGCGCGGCGTCTTCGGCGTGATTGACGGCGTCGGCGGACACGCGGCCGGCGAACTCGCCGCCGCCATCGCCCGCGACGTGATCCTGCAGCGCCTGGCGCGTCCGCTTGGCACGCCCGCGGAACGTGTGCGCGAGGCGATCGCCATCGCCAACAACGAGATCTTCCGTCGCGCTGCCAGCGAGCCCACGCTCGCCGGCATGACGTGCGTCGTCACGCTGGCGGTCGTGAGCGACGGGCGCGTCACGGTTGGCCACGTCGGCGACAGCCGGCTCTACAAGCTGCGTCCGTCGGGGGTGTGCAAGCTCACGCACGACCACTCACCGGTGGGCGAGCGCGAGGATGCGCACGAGATCGGCGAGATCGAGGCCATGCATCACCCGCGGCGGCACGAGGTCTTTCGTGACGTCGGCAGTGCGCTGCGCGACAAGGACGAACCTGACTACGTCGAGGTGATCGACGACACGCTCGAAGACGACGCGGCGATCCTGGTGTGCAGCGACGGGCTGACCGACATGATCCCGTCGGCGACGATCGAGCGCGTGGTGCGCCTGCACGCGGGTGATGCGGGGGCGGTGACGACGGCACTCGTGGCTGCGGCCAACGAGGCGGGCGGTCGAGACAACGTCACGGTGGTCTACGCCGAGTCCCCGGGGTTCGCCGCCGCGTTCAAGGCCGGCACGCCCGCCATACCCGTGAGTGATGTGGCCCCAGCGGCTGATGCTGCGGGCGGGGGCACGGCTGGCCGATCGCTCGGCGCACGCCTGCTGGCCGGCCGCACCACATGGTTCATCGTCGGAGCCGTCCTCGGGGTGCTCGGCGCGCTCCTCCTCGCCTGGCGACTCTCCACGGAGGTGCCCGTGGGCGGACGCACCATCGTTGCCGCGCCCCAGGCGTCGGAGACGGTCGGCACGCTGGCCGCGGCTGTGCAGACCGCCCACGCAGGCGACGTCATCCGCCTCGAGCCCGGCACGTATGCCGAGTCGATCGTCGTCCCCGAGGGCGTGTCGCTCCGAGCCCGCGTGCCTGGCAGCGCGGTGTTCGTCCGGCCGCCGGGCGCGACCGGCGAGTGGGTCGCCCTCGTCGCGCCGGGAGACGGCGGCGCCATCTCCGGCCTCCGGATCACCTCGACCGCGGAGGCGCCGGTGCAGGTGGGCGTGCGAGTCGACGGGCAGGGACGATCGATCGAGTTGTTGCAGGTCGATGGCCCCGTCACGGCAGGCGTGGACATGCTCGAGGACGCCTCGGCGACGCTGCAGGGCAGTCATTTCGCGGTCGCCGGTCCGGCCATCGTGCTGGCGGCGCGAAGCCAACTCGACGCCACCGGCAATGTCTTCGTGGCGCCCGCAGGGAGCAGCCCCGTCGTGCCCGCGCTGTCTCGCCGCGCCGCCGCCGTGGCAGCGAGCCGCACCGCACAGCCGGTGGCCCCGAGCATCTTCGCCATGCGCCTCGAAGACGGCGCCCGCGTCGTCCTCAATCGCAACATCTTTGCCGGCTTCGGCCCGACGCCGATCAAGGGCCTGACCGATGCCGAGCGGGAACCCATGCGTACCGCCAACGTCGTCGTGTCTCCGGACCTTTCCACCCGCTGA
- a CDS encoding serine/threonine-protein kinase, giving the protein MSWQVAGYETDADKPFDQGSFGTVWHARRLSDGTRVALKLVLRDHAADAVERIEAERRGAMLQRSFHDAHGMVPAVHDVGYDLDGDLYIAMELIQGGSLSDLIATGALESRAAADRATAICSFLEKAHSFSTTIEGERYDRLVHADLKPGHIFVRDTGNVIVLDFGIAKALDKSKPLTTNNWGTSAYMSPERLLDGRVDEHVDFWSLGVMLYEMLAGHRPYRALQAPSLKSQLERAIRGNAPREPLPETVPAPLVAIVNKLLAYQPDRRYPSAGTVRADLALFLGGGRPIALAEYDTPATTRVDAPRDVDDEEAPAYASVAYGAETERRPQDLALAVTGAVPSTDPLPLMPPALPGGMAADVPTTAIDVPVEGGTAARIATASSPVPRPRRTRRLLSAAAALLALYVGTSEAVAWIGAERFRDVVSTIDGPALATAEDSYDRVASTGPLDLALRWRVDGRLQSHLVGLANRVIEDYRHEQPSLSLSDWKQAQEALRWSLRLAPGDREARARLQTCEAHILRISTKPGRSDTTQATYRRAIDRFRDAARLDPGSYDPYLGITRIAVYNLVPADVELASQAMADAEKRGYSPGRRERALLGDGHMRRGEVLRHEARNVSGTQRTHALEQARDSFQACIEAFEPILGFANAARNIETCKAQVALVEKEIENAQAKESES; this is encoded by the coding sequence ATGTCCTGGCAGGTCGCAGGTTACGAAACGGATGCAGACAAGCCCTTCGACCAGGGCAGCTTCGGCACCGTGTGGCATGCGCGGCGATTGAGCGACGGCACGCGCGTCGCGCTCAAGCTGGTGTTGCGCGACCACGCGGCCGACGCCGTCGAGCGCATCGAGGCCGAGCGACGCGGCGCAATGCTGCAGCGCAGTTTCCACGATGCGCACGGGATGGTCCCGGCGGTCCATGACGTCGGCTACGACCTGGATGGTGACCTGTATATCGCCATGGAGTTGATCCAGGGTGGGTCGCTCTCGGATTTGATCGCGACTGGCGCACTCGAGTCACGTGCGGCTGCCGATCGCGCGACGGCGATCTGCAGCTTCCTGGAGAAGGCGCACAGTTTCTCGACGACGATCGAAGGCGAGCGGTACGACCGGCTGGTCCACGCGGACCTGAAGCCGGGACACATCTTCGTGCGCGACACCGGCAACGTCATCGTCCTCGACTTCGGCATCGCCAAGGCACTCGACAAGTCCAAGCCGCTCACCACCAACAACTGGGGCACCTCCGCGTACATGTCGCCGGAGCGCCTGCTCGACGGACGCGTCGACGAGCACGTCGACTTCTGGTCGCTCGGTGTGATGCTGTACGAGATGCTGGCGGGCCATCGCCCGTACCGCGCCCTGCAGGCGCCATCGCTCAAGAGCCAGCTCGAACGCGCCATTCGCGGCAATGCGCCGCGCGAGCCGTTGCCGGAAACGGTGCCGGCGCCGCTGGTGGCCATCGTCAACAAGCTGCTCGCCTATCAGCCGGACCGGCGGTACCCGAGTGCAGGGACGGTACGAGCCGATCTGGCCTTGTTCCTCGGCGGCGGGCGGCCTATCGCCCTCGCCGAATACGACACGCCGGCAACCACCCGCGTCGACGCGCCGCGCGACGTGGACGACGAGGAAGCGCCTGCCTACGCTTCTGTGGCCTACGGTGCCGAAACGGAGCGTCGTCCCCAGGATCTCGCGCTTGCCGTGACGGGCGCCGTGCCGTCCACCGATCCGCTGCCGCTCATGCCGCCAGCCCTGCCAGGCGGCATGGCCGCAGACGTCCCAACCACGGCTATCGACGTACCGGTCGAAGGGGGTACGGCGGCCCGTATCGCGACGGCCTCGTCTCCGGTACCGCGGCCCCGACGCACGCGTCGGCTATTGTCAGCGGCGGCGGCATTGCTTGCCTTGTACGTCGGCACGTCCGAGGCAGTGGCGTGGATCGGCGCGGAACGCTTCCGTGACGTCGTCAGCACGATCGACGGTCCTGCGCTTGCGACCGCCGAAGACAGCTACGACCGCGTCGCGTCCACCGGTCCGTTGGACCTGGCGCTGCGCTGGCGAGTCGATGGCCGCCTTCAGTCGCACCTGGTCGGCCTCGCCAACCGGGTGATCGAGGACTACCGTCACGAGCAGCCGTCGCTGTCGCTGTCGGACTGGAAGCAGGCGCAGGAGGCGCTGCGCTGGAGCCTGCGTCTGGCGCCTGGCGATCGCGAGGCCCGGGCACGCCTGCAGACGTGCGAAGCGCACATCCTGCGGATCTCCACGAAACCTGGCCGTTCCGATACGACGCAAGCCACGTATCGCCGGGCCATCGATCGTTTTCGGGACGCCGCGCGACTCGATCCCGGATCGTACGACCCATACCTCGGTATCACGCGTATCGCCGTGTACAACCTCGTGCCGGCCGACGTGGAACTTGCGTCGCAGGCGATGGCGGATGCCGAGAAGCGCGGCTACTCACCGGGCCGTCGCGAACGCGCGCTGCTCGGCGACGGGCACATGCGTCGTGGCGAGGTACTGCGTCACGAGGCACGCAACGTCTCTGGCACTCAGCGCACGCACGCGCTCGAGCAGGCCCGCGACAGCTTCCAGGCGTGCATCGAGGCGTTCGAGCCCATCCTGGGGTTCGCCAACGCTGCCAGGAACATCGAGACCTGCAAGGCCCAGGTGGCGCTCGTCGAGAAGGAAATCGAGAATGCGCAGGCCAAGGAGAGCGAGTCCTGA